The following coding sequences are from one Leptospira mayottensis 200901116 window:
- a CDS encoding N-acyl homoserine lactonase family protein, whose amino-acid sequence MKFIHFGVFIYAFLILNCVSGNQDANRSNDKEPKNCKSGFGLYAFNYGKGLYPDRFLNVEEDKGSREIAYLFYLIRIPGKNILVDSGFLNDSYRKKFGFVHFERPDQLLKKCGIDSKEITDVVLTHFHFDHAGGIFLFPSAILHIQNHDLDLLKKQSYFPNQSVYLSVLIKTGRIHSFDGTYSLLPEMRILFAGGHTPGSQALEWVATSDKHLLFTGDECYFVEPCKNGIGLPSEAAFSLKRNRDFIEYVRILSEKGTKILTLHDPAILLEGEEIVPGVRLIAFF is encoded by the coding sequence ATGAAATTCATTCATTTCGGAGTTTTTATATATGCCTTTTTAATTCTAAATTGTGTTTCCGGAAATCAAGATGCAAATCGTTCAAATGATAAGGAACCTAAAAATTGTAAGTCCGGTTTCGGTCTTTATGCGTTCAATTACGGAAAGGGTTTATATCCGGACCGATTCTTAAATGTAGAAGAAGATAAAGGAAGTCGTGAGATCGCTTATCTTTTCTATCTCATTCGGATTCCAGGGAAAAATATTCTCGTTGATTCTGGTTTTTTAAATGATTCTTACAGAAAAAAATTCGGATTCGTTCACTTTGAAAGACCGGATCAACTTTTGAAAAAATGTGGAATCGATTCAAAAGAAATCACAGACGTTGTGCTTACGCATTTTCATTTTGATCATGCGGGAGGAATTTTTTTGTTTCCTTCCGCAATTTTACACATTCAAAATCACGATTTGGATCTTCTTAAAAAACAATCTTATTTTCCCAACCAGTCCGTTTATTTAAGCGTTTTGATAAAGACCGGTCGTATTCATTCGTTTGACGGAACGTATTCTTTATTGCCAGAAATGAGGATTCTTTTTGCGGGAGGACATACTCCCGGATCACAGGCATTGGAATGGGTTGCGACGTCTGATAAACATCTTCTATTTACGGGCGATGAATGTTATTTTGTTGAACCGTGTAAGAACGGAATCGGACTTCCAAGTGAAGCGGCTTTTTCCTTAAAACGAAATCGGGATTTTATCGAGTATGTTCGGATCTTGAGCGAGAAAGGAACCAAAATTCTTACCTTACACGATCCTGCAATTTTACTGGAAGGTGAAGAGATCGTTCCCGGAGTTCGGTTGATTGCATTTTTTTGA
- a CDS encoding LIC_10091 family lipoprotein has protein sequence MFHSKMVPFVLMGFIIHGSFCKTSPSKDPWIVPPLEDNEKLFLAPLKIDEFNSRDLGGRHYPASNELRIDLFKPYIENLEGGYLGAGTDQNFTFIAWAKSKYVWLMDFDYTICLINRIHLLFFKLASNPEAYRELWSRKNKRSSFELIKKEWENDSEWPLIQEAWEVAHRGKSDIPQRWNELDRTSERFGLKTFIHSKKEYAYVRNMVLQGRIQVLKGDINAEKSMKSVGERAARLQIPIRVVYLSNIEDYFSYTQGFRDNLLSLPTDKKGIVLRTIQNGTKEEYGSPDGEKIPVDYPLHYNVQYLENLQTWMLLSGHLHKGILMQFRTPLQKGFSVITSGPIETLK, from the coding sequence TTTCATTCTAAAATGGTCCCGTTTGTTTTGATGGGATTTATCATTCACGGTTCGTTCTGTAAAACATCCCCTTCAAAAGATCCCTGGATTGTTCCTCCTCTTGAGGACAATGAAAAATTATTTTTAGCTCCTTTGAAAATCGATGAGTTCAATTCAAGGGATTTGGGGGGGAGGCATTATCCTGCGTCGAACGAACTCAGGATTGATCTTTTCAAACCTTATATAGAAAATTTAGAAGGCGGTTATCTCGGTGCTGGAACCGATCAGAATTTTACCTTCATCGCTTGGGCGAAAAGTAAGTATGTATGGTTGATGGATTTTGATTATACAATTTGTCTGATCAATCGGATTCATCTTTTATTTTTTAAACTTGCTTCTAATCCGGAAGCGTATCGGGAACTTTGGTCCCGAAAAAATAAAAGATCCTCTTTTGAACTTATAAAGAAAGAATGGGAAAACGATTCCGAGTGGCCTTTGATTCAAGAAGCGTGGGAAGTAGCACATCGAGGTAAATCCGATATTCCTCAAAGATGGAACGAACTCGACCGAACCTCTGAGAGATTCGGTCTTAAGACTTTTATCCATTCCAAAAAAGAATATGCCTATGTTCGTAATATGGTTCTTCAAGGGAGAATTCAAGTTTTGAAAGGCGACATCAATGCCGAAAAAAGCATGAAATCCGTTGGAGAAAGAGCAGCAAGATTGCAGATTCCAATCCGAGTCGTATATTTATCCAATATCGAAGATTATTTTTCTTATACTCAGGGTTTTCGAGATAACTTGCTTAGTTTACCCACGGATAAAAAAGGAATCGTTTTAAGAACAATTCAAAACGGAACTAAGGAAGAATACGGATCTCCAGATGGAGAAAAAATTCCAGTAGATTATCCTTTACACTACAACGTTCAATATCTCGAAAATTTACAGACTTGGATGTTGTTGTCGGGCCATCTTCATAAGGGAATTTTAATGCAATTTAGGACTCCTCTTCAAAAAGGTTTTTCCGTTATCACAAGTGGACCTATAGAGACGTTGAAATGA